A window of the Desulfobacula toluolica Tol2 genome harbors these coding sequences:
- a CDS encoding FAD-dependent oxidoreductase has translation MKKFDAIIVGAGIAGLSSALTAVNSGMRTALVEKNHYLGGIAQDCFHTYICGLFQNDRSKPFQIANPGICSDIFKFLRECYGDKSLVKIGKVETLAFIQKDLWGYFSKHLKKNNFTFLKKSKCIKVMSENKKIQSITIAIEHGTQKKNINLYADIFIDATGNGYFSDKTLENNSQLGGYCILLDGCLNKDLSLIIPYTARKIIKEYELNEYLKFITITYNFLTKKYILKFSVKNHEDVETCQFIYEKLNKNIKELSQLKFIKASENIHLRSYSNIQANTLINHKTHDRDIAVKSYWPTEKWDINKGTQYQYCKKDKPFCIPVSALKDDKIHNLFLAGKNIRVSEQIHASARVMGVCMATGEQAVINALKYLKTNNMKALRL, from the coding sequence ATGAAAAAATTTGATGCCATAATTGTTGGAGCAGGAATAGCAGGTCTTTCTTCTGCACTGACTGCTGTTAATTCTGGAATGAGGACAGCACTTGTAGAAAAAAATCATTACTTAGGAGGTATTGCACAAGATTGCTTTCACACATATATTTGCGGTCTTTTTCAAAATGACAGGTCAAAACCTTTTCAAATTGCTAATCCTGGAATTTGTTCTGATATTTTTAAATTTTTGCGTGAATGCTATGGTGACAAGTCTCTTGTTAAAATTGGAAAAGTTGAAACTCTTGCATTTATTCAAAAAGATTTATGGGGCTATTTTTCTAAACATTTAAAGAAAAATAATTTTACTTTTTTAAAAAAAAGCAAGTGTATAAAAGTGATGTCTGAAAATAAAAAAATTCAAAGCATAACAATTGCAATTGAGCATGGCACTCAAAAAAAAAATATTAATCTCTATGCTGATATTTTTATTGATGCAACAGGAAACGGGTATTTTTCAGACAAAACCCTTGAAAACAACTCCCAGCTTGGAGGATATTGTATTCTGTTAGACGGTTGTTTAAACAAAGATTTGTCTTTGATAATCCCTTATACTGCTCGAAAAATTATCAAAGAGTACGAGCTTAATGAATATCTTAAATTCATAACCATAACTTACAATTTTCTGACAAAAAAATATATTTTGAAATTTTCCGTAAAAAACCATGAAGATGTGGAGACATGCCAGTTTATTTATGAAAAATTAAACAAAAACATTAAAGAGTTATCCCAGTTAAAATTCATCAAAGCCTCTGAAAATATTCATTTAAGAAGTTACAGTAATATCCAGGCTAATACGTTAATTAATCACAAAACTCATGATAGAGACATAGCTGTTAAAAGTTACTGGCCAACAGAGAAATGGGATATAAACAAAGGCACTCAATATCAATATTGTAAAAAGGACAAGCCTTTTTGTATTCCAGTGTCTGCTTTAAAAGATGATAAGATTCACAATCTTTTTCTTGCCGGAAAAAATATCAGGGTATCAGAACAGATACATGCATCAGCCAGAGTTATGGGAGTATGTATGGCAACAGGCGAGCAAGCAGTTATTAATGCGTTAAAATATTTAAAAACAAATAATATGAAAGCATTACGACTATGA
- a CDS encoding B12-binding domain-containing radical SAM protein, which produces MKVLLVKPYTELKVAKRLQEGFLHLEPLELEITAGGINKKHDARILDLSVEKKPQKIFFQTLKDFKPDLIGFGAYSTALYIVKDLAGKTKEILPRSHIIVGGVHATLRPYDFNDNCISAVVRGEGANAISEIIANLEANAKLHNGSNILDPTDPDFEKDAGKNPPTYVDVTSIPLPRRDLVDRAKYFCIWTHSDSGKADKLFPRVASLRTSLGCPFSCSFCVIHHVMNKAYLQRSPEDVVDEIKNLKEDYIYFVDDEMFINIKRVTKIAELLKEHKINKKYISWARSDTISKHPEVFKLWKEVGLDVVYVGLESMDEKRLEDYNKKTGYETNKKAIKIIKDCGIMLHAAFIVHPDFDKNDFKRLEKDVIDLCPSEVTFTVLSPSPGTPLFVHHKEEFICDPFKYYDCMHTVIPTNMTIKRFYQHFGRLYAIALRSNPLRVNKIKVPLKDFFRALHYGIKYVFSLYSIYKDYPESLHHLKKDELLEKAKKEGFSYDD; this is translated from the coding sequence ATGAAAGTACTATTAGTCAAACCATATACTGAACTAAAAGTTGCAAAAAGACTTCAGGAAGGATTTTTACATTTAGAGCCACTTGAACTTGAGATAACTGCTGGTGGTATTAATAAAAAACATGATGCCCGCATTCTTGATCTTAGTGTAGAAAAAAAGCCACAAAAAATATTTTTTCAAACACTTAAAGACTTTAAACCGGATTTAATAGGTTTTGGTGCTTACAGTACGGCTCTTTATATTGTAAAAGACCTTGCCGGAAAAACTAAAGAGATACTCCCCCGATCTCATATTATTGTTGGTGGAGTGCATGCAACTTTGCGCCCTTATGATTTTAATGATAATTGCATTTCAGCTGTTGTTCGGGGAGAAGGTGCAAATGCAATATCTGAAATTATTGCAAATCTTGAAGCAAATGCTAAACTCCACAATGGTTCAAATATTCTTGATCCAACTGACCCTGATTTTGAAAAAGATGCCGGAAAAAACCCACCGACCTATGTTGATGTTACCTCCATTCCCTTACCCCGACGTGATTTAGTAGACAGAGCTAAATATTTTTGTATCTGGACCCATAGCGACTCAGGAAAAGCAGATAAATTATTCCCACGGGTTGCAAGCCTCAGGACGTCACTGGGATGCCCTTTTTCATGCTCTTTTTGTGTGATTCATCATGTTATGAACAAAGCATATTTACAACGCAGCCCCGAGGATGTGGTTGATGAAATTAAAAATTTAAAAGAAGACTATATCTATTTTGTTGATGATGAGATGTTTATTAATATAAAACGTGTTACTAAAATAGCTGAACTTTTAAAAGAACATAAAATAAATAAAAAATATATCAGCTGGGCAAGAAGCGATACCATCTCAAAGCACCCGGAAGTATTTAAGCTCTGGAAAGAAGTTGGGCTTGATGTAGTATATGTTGGGCTCGAATCAATGGATGAGAAACGACTTGAGGATTATAATAAAAAAACAGGATATGAAACAAATAAAAAGGCTATAAAAATAATAAAAGATTGTGGAATTATGCTTCATGCAGCTTTTATTGTTCATCCGGATTTTGACAAAAATGATTTCAAACGTCTTGAAAAAGATGTAATTGATTTATGCCCTTCAGAAGTAACTTTTACAGTTTTATCACCATCACCCGGCACACCACTTTTTGTACATCATAAGGAAGAATTTATTTGCGATCCTTTTAAATACTATGATTGCATGCATACTGTCATTCCCACTAACATGACTATCAAACGATTTTACCAGCATTTTGGTCGCTTATATGCAATTGCGCTGCGTTCAAATCCTTTGCGGGTCAATAAAATCAAGGTGCCGCTCAAAGATTTTTTTCGGGCACTGCATTATGGCATAAAATATGTTTTTTCTCTTTATAGTATTTACAAAGACTACCCTGAAAGCTTGCATCATCTAAAAAAAGATGAACTTCTTGAAAAGGCAAAAAAAGAAGGATTTTCCTATGATGATTAA
- a CDS encoding class I adenylate-forming enzyme family protein — translation MMINKQQRTNIVDIIRKENFEQNSNLAVTRSVKDGLKNSITYSELFKEVEKYSKKLSIIGFTSHDRIALFCEDSIEYVIMALAILDTDAVIVPISPSLSSNELEILCNRIKVKYIVSEKKITTYSIVSEKYLDKLYLYEIDKNIKYSKYYMEVNSPAFIRFSSGTTGESKGVLLTHQAIIDRTSAADERLNIASNDIIGWFLSMSFHFVVSILLFLRKRAHIVLSQNNFPTGFIDSFETIKPTFLYASPFYYNLLATHKNISSTLLSDVRMAVVTAVSLNKKTERKFYDKFNIHLSQAYGIIEVGLPFINDRFDDEYICSVGKLLPSYDLKIKDPDDKGQGRIYLKGKGMYSAYISPWKKQTQWFDTGDIGYLKNSYLFISGRSKNIINFAGMKIFPEEVEKIILSYDNIKEVRVFAERHDVYGQLPIAEFVLASKEELNVFKLKKYCLQHLDSYKIPKEFIEVESIEKTLSQKIKRT, via the coding sequence ATGATGATTAATAAGCAACAACGAACTAATATTGTTGATATTATAAGAAAAGAAAATTTTGAACAAAACAGTAATCTTGCTGTAACCAGATCGGTAAAAGATGGATTGAAAAATTCAATCACATATTCAGAACTGTTTAAAGAGGTTGAAAAATATAGCAAAAAGCTCTCTATAATCGGTTTTACAAGTCACGACCGTATCGCTCTTTTTTGTGAAGATTCAATAGAATATGTTATTATGGCACTTGCAATTTTAGATACTGATGCTGTTATTGTTCCCATATCTCCTTCTCTTTCCTCTAATGAGTTAGAAATTTTATGCAATCGGATTAAAGTTAAATATATTGTATCTGAAAAAAAAATTACAACATATTCTATTGTTTCAGAAAAATACCTTGATAAACTTTATCTTTATGAAATTGATAAAAATATCAAATATTCAAAATATTATATGGAAGTTAATAGTCCTGCCTTTATTCGTTTTTCATCAGGCACAACCGGAGAAAGCAAAGGAGTGTTATTAACTCATCAGGCAATTATCGACAGAACCTCTGCTGCTGATGAAAGGCTTAATATAGCTTCAAATGATATTATTGGCTGGTTTTTATCCATGAGCTTCCATTTTGTAGTCAGCATTCTTCTTTTTTTGCGTAAACGTGCCCATATTGTTTTATCCCAGAATAACTTCCCTACAGGTTTTATTGACTCGTTTGAGACAATTAAACCTACATTTTTATATGCTTCACCTTTTTATTATAATTTGCTTGCAACTCATAAAAATATTTCAAGCACATTGTTGTCGGATGTTCGTATGGCTGTGGTAACAGCTGTATCCCTCAATAAGAAAACAGAACGAAAATTTTATGATAAATTCAATATTCATCTTAGCCAGGCCTATGGTATTATCGAAGTTGGCCTGCCGTTTATTAATGACAGATTTGATGATGAATATATTTGTTCTGTGGGAAAACTTTTACCATCCTATGATCTAAAGATTAAAGATCCTGATGATAAAGGTCAGGGTAGAATTTATCTTAAAGGAAAAGGAATGTATTCTGCATACATTTCCCCCTGGAAAAAGCAAACTCAATGGTTTGATACAGGTGATATCGGATATTTAAAAAATTCTTATCTTTTTATTTCAGGCAGATCTAAAAACATTATAAATTTTGCAGGCATGAAAATATTTCCTGAAGAAGTAGAAAAAATTATTTTAAGTTATGACAACATTAAAGAAGTAAGGGTCTTTGCTGAAAGACATGATGTTTACGGACAACTACCCATAGCTGAGTTTGTATTGGCATCCAAAGAAGAGCTTAATGTTTTTAAACTAAAAAAGTATTGTTTACAGCACCTTGATTCATACAAAATACCCAAGGAATTTATTGAAGTTGAATCTATAGAAAAAACATTGAGTCAAAAAATTAAAAGGACATAG